One Gossypium hirsutum isolate 1008001.06 chromosome A08, Gossypium_hirsutum_v2.1, whole genome shotgun sequence genomic window, tgcaacaaccagagggttttacagtctcggaaaaagaggactatgtttgcttgctgaaaaagtccctttacggtttgaaacagtcaccaagacagtggtacaagaggtttgattcctttatgacttctcatgatttcaaaagaagtagttttgatagttgtgtctactttaagaaaaatagtgatggttcttttgtgtatctacttctttatgttgatgacatgttgatagcaacaaaagataaagtagagataagaaaggtcaaagcccaactaagtgaagaatttgggatgaaagatttaggaccagcaaagaagatacttggtatggaaattcttagagatagaaaagcaagtaaattgtacctaagtcagaaggggtacattgagaaagttctttgcaggttcaatatgcagagtgctaagcctgttagtactcctttagcagctcatttcagactttcatcagctttgtctccacaatcagatgatgagattgagtacatgtcacatgttccatactctagtgcagtaggatctctcatgtatgctatggtttgttcacgtccagatttatcatatgcagtcagtgcagttagcagatacatggcgaatcctggtaaagaacactagaaagcagttcagtggattttaagatacttacgaggtactactgatgtttgcttacagtttggaagaactagagatggagtcactgggtatgttgatgctgattttgctggagaccttgatagaagaagatctctcacaggttatgtctttacaatcggaggttgtgcaatcagttggaaagccactttgcaaactacagtcgctttgtctaccactgaagctgagtacatggtgattactgaggcttgtaaagaagctgtttggttgaagggactctttagtgaacttaatgaagaccttcaaatcagcacagtattttgtgacagtcagagtgccatctttcttacaaaagatcaaatgtttcatgagagaacaaaacacattgatgttcggtgtcattttgttcgtgatattattgctcgtggtgatattgttgtgagcaaaattagtactcatgaaaatcctgcagatatgatgactaagtcacttcctataaccaagtttgagcattgcttagacttggttggtgttcattgttgaagttaaacccttaaggggttttatggaagaggtggagaacttgtttattgaaagttcgcgatgaagaacttgttcattgagaatttgtgtcaaggtagagattgttagaattaagtgacccaaattcttatttaaataaaataagatggaaaataaaataaaagtaaaatccatatagaactagacttcttttattttattttagaataaggttttttaaaccttattaaactccatctattttatattgattaggataaggtgtttcaatcctactagaatatggctttacaagcctataaatagacatagtctattcctcttgtattgattcatattttcgacatagtgaattttcttctcctctgcccgtggttttttccccgaaagggtttccacgtaaaatttgtgttattttattttttctttattttattttattttatttttttcacatatattataacacgtaaattattttttataatattttttaccataaattttgaattttttagtatttaaataatatattttttatattttaacattataaaatacacaaaatatttttataatatattttttaggagttataatataattttaaaaaattttagctaTAACCATCTCAAACATTCATACATGTTCATGCTTATAACATAATTGTTATAAgttgtataaaaattaattttttaaagttaaatcatGTATGAGTGTTTAGAAAGCTATGGGGTAATTGGATTTAGGTGTAATTACCTATGTAGTTACTCTAATTCTCACCCTCTCTTCTAAGAATTGGAGAGCGTAATTGCAGTGCTCTAATTACACCCAATTCCGTAGGATCCATCAATTATAATAATTATCCAAACATGACATCATTGTGTAATTACAACTAATTAgactcaaattcaattactaggtGACTTTCCAAATACTACCTAAATATATTTGGTTGATAGTAATTACAACATAATTCTCTATGTTGTGTTTGGTTgtataaattgtaattacacaactatataatttaatattttaaaaatattaattattataaaaaatatcaattaaaaaaattctaaacaagtaacaaaaatcaaaatcgaATCATCATGTGTAATATACTAGTTTAAGAAAGTAGCCAACAATATggttactaataaaaataaaaataaaaaataaaaataatcatatgcAATTTAATCAAATTGCTCTAGCATACCATATTTGTTGGACTATTTCTTTTGTAACATCTGTTAGTATTTGATCAATTTCATTCACGTACTCTCCAAAGTATGGATCATTTCAATTTAACCTTCGAATGAAGTTATGACGTATATGTAATATGCTAGCACGATCCAACATTGTCTTTTTAGACTATACTAAGGTGGTTTtattaatatgaattttttttagaacaataaATATTATCACAACCATATTTCGAACTTTTAAATGTCTTAAAGAGTTTGCAAACTATCTTTGGTGCTATGCCTAGCTCCATTCTTTCAATTGGTATTGTACCCCATGAAATAGTgccaaaaaaaaactttatttttatttgcataAACTACATAATATTTTCTCACAAATGATATGtaacaatttgaataatttataaggaaaataaaataaataacaaggtGGTGATGATGATAGTATTAATGGATTACCACATGCAATTCTAAACTTAATTTGGGATCTCTCCCAAACATCTCTTAGTACTTTAAAATCTGAGGCACAAATTAACTATGTAATCTTTTGATTATAATAACTTTTATAAAGTTAATTTGCGATTGATTTATATTATGGTATTCAATAATAAACCGactttatgaattttttataatcttttgatcactattattttatgcaaattaagtaaaaaaaataatatagaatttatagAAAAGTTTTTATAAAACGTTGAATAGCTTTTACAACATTATGCTAAGGTACCCGAATCGTGTCAATGCATGGATAATATAGGCTTCGTAAACTTAATTTGCTATTAGGTAAAAAAATTTTGTGTGAAATAAATGTGTCAAATATCAAAGAATTTTTATCcaataataaatatagaattatattttttaatatatatcctaaaattaaattatgccactattattgtatataaataacttttataaatagTTTCATAAACTTAAATCATGGTAATTGGAAATTTCTTGTAATTACCTACATAATTACCCCAATTCTCAATCTCCACTAAGAATTAGAGAGTGTAATTGATGTGCTCTAATTACATTAAATTCAATACGACCCACAAATTACAATCGTTACAAAAATATACCACATTTatgtaattacaaacaattatacCTAAATTTAAGGTAATTTTCCAAACACTATAATGTCTATGTGATATATAGTTTGTCGACCACCAAAATGGtgaatttgaaagttttcatatTTGTAAACAAATTCATTAATGTGAAAATTTGTCAATATTCATGTAATTAATGAAATgcttaaaatgaataaattaatttttctccGCTCATTAGTCATTAGAAGctcataattttttcaaaagtgaactatttattagtgaaaattataaagacaatttaatatttttgttcaatatatatttgatgaaaattatttCTTTGTCCATTAAAGTTAGTAGCATTTATTTATGATAGTATTGTAATATCTATTTAAAGGAGAACTAAGatttactttattatttgtttttttgaataatattttGAGCATTTATGTATTGTTTTGGACATTATTTTGAAGctatttcttttcatttgctAACCtcatttgttgtttttatttaatgGATTAAATTTAAAGTGAACAAGTCAAATTTCATTTAGATGTTTTGGATTTTGTCTTgacattaattattattaaattattgctaTTACTGGCTTAAACAATGAGGAAGAGAAGTTGCACGATAATGTAACAGTTAACTAGATTGAACCTTTTATTTTTGCAAATAACTATTACTAACAACACTAAAACCACAATTACACAAAAATCAAACCTTATATTGTTGCTATTACTAACTTAAGCAATGAGGAAGATAAGTTGTACCATAATCTAACAATTACATAGATTGAACCTTATATTTTTGTGGACAACTAATACCAACAATATTAAAACcgcaattttacaaattgaaagtacaaaagaatattttatgtttgtgaaaaaaatatttctattGTGTGGACAAGTCTGCTTGCTAGCACTTTAATGACACAATTCACGACATGAAATTTGATGGATCTAAGAAAATGTAAGAATATatcataaagataattaataattttacattgatTTCACAACCTCTAAATTGTGGGGTCAATTCAAATTAACTATAACATTATTAAAGATaagtgagatataataaattgcTATAGTAAACTTATTTAGGAGGAAACAagattaaagaattaaaaaaaatcattcaatcaaCTTTATGGGTCAAAGAGTTAACAAAGTGTTTAAGGTGAATATCAACAAGTTTAAGAGTAAAAAAACACAAATGTCAATGTATCAAATGATGAGAAAAAAGATTTAATGACAAATAAGTGTTAAAAAAAACACTATGGAAggcaaaattttatttgaaaagaaaaataaattttatgttttttattgtttcaaatcaattttaattgaatatttttatcttcttaatttttatttttaaaaataattgtaaaaattgaatttaCTTTACTCAAAAATCATGAAAGGAGGAATATAAAAGACAAAGAATATTGTACATTCTATATTGATAGAAGCGAATGAAAAAATAAACCTACACTTTCTTCTAAAGAAATTAATTAACGCACACATTTCGTACCAACCAATAACTAAGGTCAAAACCTAGGCGTGCAGAgagggagggagagagagagagagagactgaATTGCTAAAAATTAAATCCGAGAACATAATAAATAGATAAGCCTAAAATGGAAGAAACACTATGTAGTTTCCTTTTTTGTTGTAAAAAGCATCCACTGAAGCCTTCCCTTCTGCTTAATATACATTTAAACTTTCATCTCTCCAAAGAACCCTATTTGATAATCGACAAATATAGTATATTAAGTGTTTTGATTGTTCAAACACAAGAgagttgtaaaaaaaaaaaaaggaagagagaaATGGGGAGAGGAAGAGTGGAGCTGAAGAGGATCGCAAACAAGATCAACAGACAGGTGACCTTCTCCAAGAGAAGAAATGGGTTGCTGAAGAAAGCGTATGAGCTTTCAGTGCTTTGTGATGCTGAGGTTGCCCTTATCATCTTCTCTAATCGTGGCAAGCTCTACGAGTTTGGCAGCTCAGGGTACATCTataggtttatatatatatatttcacacgtTCCTTTCTCATTAATTTTCATGGTTTTTTTGTCAAGTTTTCTGGGTCATTTACATAAACTTTCCCTACTTGTTTTCCCTGGGTTTTCGTATAAGACCTGCaaatctttctttcatttttatggtTCTTTGTGGGTGGACAGGCCATGACTTTTCCCTTTGCTTTTGTGGATTCATGTTTTTGGGGAAACTGAATTTCTTTTAATCAATGAAAGATCGACACGTTTCATctcatttgcaaaaaaaaaaaaaacccgaaaGGAAAAGACCCATCCTTTTTGGATCATAAACTGGGTCTTTTTAACTCTTAGGACTTGTGAATGTTTTTTGCTTTCACTGATCAGTGCCACAGAACTCGTGTACTTTTCACCTCAAAGCTGAAACAAGAAAGGCCCCCAATTCAGGGATTTCGATGGCTGTTTCAGAACCCCGTCAATGAACTGGTGTTTTGTCTTCTCAACCACAGTGCAAAATCTAGGGTTTCCCCTTTCTCATCCCCATGGAAAAAGAAGAGGGTGCCAATGAAAgatcctctctttttttctttttttctttttttctttttttgtcttttaatCTTATGATctcgttttttttttcaatgattcttgttttcttttcttacagcaatgattttaatgttttattacgGAGGTTTGTAAAAGGCTGACATAAAATCAAGCACACCCATTTTccataaaacattcattttgcTTTTGGTTTTGTCAATGGTTCTAGGAGATCATTTAAAAGGTTTACAGTAAAATTTGCACCTCAAGCCAAGTTTAACTGGTATTGTGGATTATGCTCAAAAAATAAGAAAACCTTTAGAGCTGCAGCATTAACGAATTACTGTACGTGTTTTATATAGGTTAATAAtccacttttgtttttttttttttaagtatgaCCAAGACCCTTGAGCGATACCAACAATGCTGCTTTACTCCTCAACCTCAACACAACATCCCTGAACATGAAACACAGGTTAATTACAAACAAGCCTTCTTCTAGTTTGCTTCTGCAACATTACAAATTGTATAAATGTTCGCCTGTCTTGTTAGGCTTGTAACTATGCAGGTTTTGTGTTTGATTATATCAGCCTTTTTTCATGTAATTGCTTAGATGCTTTGGCTTTGCTTATCAATGCAGAGTTGGTACCAAGAGATAATCAAGTTGAAGGCAAAATATGAAGCACTTGAACGCACTCAAAGGTCTTGCATGTCATTTCTGAGTTAAAAAATCAGTTTTACTATTTAACAAAGCCATTATATTATTAATTGCTGGataattaaaatcaaactaaTTTTATTGTTcacaaatatataaaagagaaacttacaaatatatatttttaatcactAGCTGCTGCTAATTTATTTCACTCTTTACTCACGCAACTTAAATGTTTCATACACACTATACTTACATATTTATAGCCTCAGTTAAACCCACTTAGCCCACTTAATTTACTGTCAAACTTACCCATTTATTATGGATAATGCTTAAGCTCATGTCAACTTGAAACAAATATAAAGTTGCAACTTGGCTTGTTTCGTCAAGTTGTGTAGTTGAATGATTaatatttggagaaataaaattaaaaaaatgataaagaatataatggagaagagaaataaattttgtatggaaaaattctttcaaataatcttttatttcaaGCACACAAAGTTAATGATTTTTCatcacatacaactctttatataggagttgtaagtgactattcatcTATATCACTATATGCTAGAAGTTGTGACTATTCATGCATGTGTGTATCTTTTCATATTCAAGCCTCTTAACTTTTCatcttcaagtctcttcactattcatattcaagttttttcacttttcatattcaagtctcttcactcttctaacttttcataatttatttgtgcaaggttaatttaattatgtgccaacaATGCCTCCCTTAAATTAAACTTGCTTTGAACTCCCAacctttcaacatttttcttgAAGACTTGTCCACTTAGAggctttgtgaagatatcagccaTCTGATCTTCCGTCTTGCAATATTCAACTTGAACATCACCATTATTCACTAGTTCCCTCAAGAAGTGATATCGAATGCGAATGTGTTTTGTCCTTCTATGAAGAACTGGATCTTTTGTGACCGAAATAGTAGAACTATTGTCACAAAACAAAATTGTTGACTTGCTTTCCTTCTGCTTAAGACTTTCCAAAATTCCACGTAACCAAATCAATTGACATCCTGCATAAGATGCAGCGATATATTCAGCTTCTGTAGTCGAAAGCGCCACAATTGATTGTTTCTTTGAACTCCATGAAACTGCACCACTACCAACTCTAGCAACAACCTGATTTTTCTTTGATAAATAGCAAGCCATGTCTCGGAAATGAATATCATACCCCTTCTTCAAGAGATGCCCAACGCTAAGCAGATTATTTTTAAGACCAGGAACAAAATAAACTTTAGACATTTTCTCTACCCTTCCTTGCTTTGTTTTGAACTCCAACTCACCAACACCGCTAACTTTGTAAGCTTTGCCATCTCCTACTTTTACTTCTCCACAATCAAATTCAAAGAacttcgaaaataaatttttgttaccTGTCATATGCTTGCTAGCACCACTGTCTATGTACCAGACATCATCAATCTCTCCACCATGAGATACGAGCAACAAAGTTTCTTGCTTTTGCTCTTGATTATTTTGTACTATATTagcttcatttttctcttcttttttgtaCCAGCATTCACTTGCCAAATGACCAGGTTTGCGACAATTATAACATTCAAAATAGCCACGACCTCTTCCTTTTTGATTTCCACGTCCACGTCCTCTTTGTGATCCtctaaaattttgacttttgttGGCTTCTTTCCATCCATTCTCTGTGCTTACATATTCACCTGTTTCACGAGCATTTGAGCCTCTTCCTCTAAAATTTCTTCCTCTTCCACGACCACGATCTCTCcctctttgatttttaaaatctcCCTTCTTCTCATTTAGAGACAACTTTGACTGGAGTGCTTGATCTAGATctacttcctttttcttcttgtttaatCTTTCTTCATGGGCTTGCAACGAACCTGTGAGTTCATCAATAGTCATGGTACTCAAGTCCTTTGATTCTTCAATGGCAACCACAATGTAGTCAAATCTGGAATCTAAAGAACGGAGGATTTTCTCAACACCACGAATATCATCCATAGTTTCaccatttctttttaattgattgaCTATGGACAAAACCCGTGAACAATAATCAGAAACTGATTCTAACTCTGTTTTTTGCAATCTTTCAAACTCTCCTCGAAGAGTTTGCAACCAAACTCTTTTCACCTTTTCATCtcctttgaatgaattttgtaaaaattcccaTGCTTGTTTTGCCGTGGTGGCACAAGCTATTTTTTCCCAAGCCGCTTCATATGATTGAACTCCTTGATATATCCAAAATAAGGCTTGCTGATTTTTCTTCCTTGATTTTCTTAGACTCTCTTTTTGAActtgtgttaatccttcctcctcTTCAGCCTCAACTTCATTATAACctttttcaacaatctcccaaACTTCTAGAGATCCAAGAAGAGCCTTCATTTGGATACTCCATTTGCCATAATTTTCTTTGGTTAATTGGGGAACGGAAGAAAGAGGAATAGAATTGTTCATTTCGATCGAacaaggctctgataccaatttgtagttgaatgattaatatttggagaaataaaacaaaaaaatgataaagaatataatggagaagagaaataaattttgtatggaaaaattctttcaaataatcttttatttcaaGCACACAAAGTTAATGATTCTTCatcacatacaactctttatataggagttgtaagtgactattcatctatatcactatatgctaggagttgtgactattcatgcatgtgtgtatcttttcatattcaagcctcttaacttttcatcttcaagtctcttcactattcatattcaagttttttcacttttcatattcaagtctcttcactcttctaacttttcataatttatttgtgcaaggttaatttaattatgtgccaacaAGTTGCAGGTTAATTTCTTGGCAGCTTGCTATCGATCTGGCAAGCTAATTTCTTTGTCACCTTATCTACATACTTAGTCGACTTAAAATTCGATTTGACTTCAACACTCCTCAAAATCAGCTTTCATTTCAGTTTTCTTTGAATTCATGGCGTACGTCCGCTTTTAATAGTTTCGTGAAAATATTTGTGAATTGATGTTTTGTTCTGTAGTaaattaactttatatttttattcttcatttattcttaaataaaatgattttgtgTATTGATATGTTTGTTTCGACTATGAAACATCAAATTTTTTGTAAGAGATATTGTGGACTTGTTGTCAACATAAATTATAATTGAACCTTCTTATATAATagataattcaccaaaaatattcttcaacCAAATTGCTTGACATGTGCACATACAATAGCCATGTATTCTACTTCACATGTTGAGAGGGCTACTATTTGTTGCTTTTTCGATGACCATAAAAATGTTGCGAAGCCAATATGGAATAAAGATCCGAATGTGCTTTTGCAATCATCCAAGTCACCACCATAATCACTATCTGAATATTTAATCAATTGGTCTTGTTTTGGTTTctccatgtatctactaactaaCTTCCAACGATACTTTTAAACAACGTTGGATTTATCAGCTCTCTAGATGAATCAACACTTAAATTCAGGCTAGGTTCTACTGGTGTGGCTACCGGCTTACAATCTtccattttgaaattaatttaaatttgttcTCCATACTTCATAAATATTCCttctttcatttgtttcactTCGACTCCAAGAAAGGATGACATTTCACCAATATCTGTGATTTCAAATTCTTTAGTCATAACTTTCAAGTTATTGAACATACCTGAATTGTTTCCCTTGAAAATCATATCATCCACGTATAAGAACACGATCATGATGTCACCAactccatttttttatatataaggcGTGCTCGTGTGGACTTTTCATGAACTAGTTCTTTTGAAAGTATTCATCTATTCATGTGTTTCATGCTCTCAGGGGTTGCTTTAGTTCACATAAAGTTTTCTTCAAATGATAGACTGTCTTCTTGTCCTTGTTTGCTATATCTAGGTGGTTGTTCAAACAAAATAAATGTCTTATTGTGTTCCATGCTCTCGGGGTTCGCTTTAGTTCACATAAAGTATTCAACTACACATTCTTGATTGATGATGACAATGTTGTAGGAGGACTTGGTGAAGGGCTTTGATCTTCACCTTGTTTATCTTGATTGATGAAGTCATCGTCTTTGTCATCACTGAAAAATAatccttcaattttattttctttttctccatctctaATAATCAGCTTCATCAAATTCAACATCTTTTGAAATAATAACTTTCTTGGTAAGAAGGTTGTATAACTTATATGCTTTGCTTCTTTTTTCATAACCAATGAAAATACATTTCACTTATTTGTCATCAAGCTTTTTTCTTGTCCGGTTAGGAACATCAGCATAATCTTGAGATGTCCAACTTCTGGCTTTTCATTGCTCTAGGCTTCATTTGGTGTATTATATTTCACACTTTTTGTTGGACATTGGTTCAACAAATAAATAGCACATTGAACAGCTTCAGCCCTGAAGGTTCTTGATAAATGCTTACCTTTAACCATACTTCTTGTCATATTAAGAATAGTGCGATTTTTTCTTTCAGCAACTCTATTTTGTGGTGGCGTGTACGCAACTGTCAACTAGTGAATGATTCAGTGCTCCTTGTAAAAGCTTTCAAATAGCTTTGAAGTATATTTACCTCATCTATCAGATATGAGTATCTTAATATAATGTCTACTTTGTTTTTCTATCATAGCTTTGAACTCGATAAACTTATCAAGTGcttctaattttgttttaaaaagatATATCCAACTTTttctattaaaatcattaatgaaaGTAAAATAGTACTTGCTTCCGCTAAGTTATGGTATATCAAAGGACTTGTTATGTTGGAATGCACAATCTAATAGTCTCCTAGCTCGTTAAGAATTTCCAACTTTAAACCTTTGTTTGTGTTGTTTTCCTTTAATGCAAGCTTCACACAATTGATGAGGATTAATTTTTGGCAATCCATTTAccattttttcttttaacaatagCTTCAGGCCAAAAAATCCAAAATGTCCGAACCTTAAATGTCACAACCATGAATCATCGTTGATTGCATTCTTCATACATTTCACTTCTCgaaattcaatatcaataatgAATAGAAAATTACGTGTTATATCAACTTGACGAATTAATTCACCAATCTTACGTTTTTAGGCAAGCGTGTGATCCTTCATATGCACTTCATATCCTTTTTCTAGAAGTTTTCCAAGGCTGATAATGTTACTTTTCAAAGTCGATATGTAATAAACATCTGATATGTACTTCTTCTCTTCGTTCT contains:
- the LOC107887228 gene encoding agamous-like MADS-box protein MADS3 isoform X3, whose amino-acid sequence is MEETLCSFLFCCKKHPLKPSLLLNIHLNFHLSKEPYLIIDKYSILSVLIVQTQESCKKKKRKREMGRGRVELKRIANKINRQVTFSKRRNGLLKKAYELSVLCDAEVALIIFSNRGKLYEFGSSGYIYSMTKTLERYQQCCFTPQPQHNIPEHETQSWYQEIIKLKAKYEALERTQRHLLGDDLGPLNLKELQNLEKQLEGTLVLARQRKTQIMMEQMEDLRKKERQLGELNKQLKIKLDGEGQNLKTSQGLWSCCTTAENSHIPLHPSHPNPMECDHEPVLQIGYHHHYVEAEGSSVPRSMAGETNFIHGWVI
- the LOC107887228 gene encoding agamous-like MADS-box protein MADS3 isoform X1, coding for MEETLCSFLFCCKKHPLKPSLLLNIHLNFHLSKEPYLIIDKYSILSVLIVQTQESCKKKKRKREMGRGRVELKRIANKINRQVTFSKRRNGLLKKAYELSVLCDAEVALIIFSNRGKLYEFGSSGYIYSMTKTLERYQQCCFTPQPQHNIPEHETQSWYQEIIKLKAKYEALERTQRHLLGDDLGPLNLKELQNLEKQLEGTLVLARQRKTQIMMEQMEDLRKKERQLGELNKQLKIKLDGEGQNLKTSQGLWSCCTTAENSHIPLHPSHPNPMECDHEPVLQIGYNHYMYHHHYVEAEGSSVPRSMAGETNFIHGWVI
- the LOC107887228 gene encoding agamous-like MADS-box protein MADS3 isoform X4 translates to MEETLCSFLFCCKKHPLKPSLLLNIHLNFHLSKEPYLIIDKYSILSVLIVQTQESCKKKKRKREMGRGRVELKRIANKINRQVTFSKRRNGLLKKAYELSVLCDAEVALIIFSNRGKLYEFGSSGMTKTLERYQQCCFTPQPQHNIPEHETQSWYQEIIKLKAKYEALERTQRHLLGDDLGPLNLKELQNLEKQLEGTLVLARQRKTQIMMEQMEDLRKKERQLGELNKQLKIKLDGEGQNLKTSQGLWSCCTTAENSHIPLHPSHPNPMECDHEPVLQIGYHHHYVEAEGSSVPRSMAGETNFIHGWVI
- the LOC107887228 gene encoding agamous-like MADS-box protein MADS3 isoform X2, encoding MEETLCSFLFCCKKHPLKPSLLLNIHLNFHLSKEPYLIIDKYSILSVLIVQTQESCKKKKRKREMGRGRVELKRIANKINRQVTFSKRRNGLLKKAYELSVLCDAEVALIIFSNRGKLYEFGSSGMTKTLERYQQCCFTPQPQHNIPEHETQSWYQEIIKLKAKYEALERTQRHLLGDDLGPLNLKELQNLEKQLEGTLVLARQRKTQIMMEQMEDLRKKERQLGELNKQLKIKLDGEGQNLKTSQGLWSCCTTAENSHIPLHPSHPNPMECDHEPVLQIGYNHYMYHHHYVEAEGSSVPRSMAGETNFIHGWVI